The proteins below are encoded in one region of Elgaria multicarinata webbii isolate HBS135686 ecotype San Diego chromosome 8, rElgMul1.1.pri, whole genome shotgun sequence:
- the MTG1 gene encoding mitochondrial ribosome-associated GTPase 1: MRFSSVLRALDASWRERFNSSGQNVAHWFPGHMAKGLKDMKSRLRVVDCLLEVHDARIPLSGRNPLLQEALGIRPHLLVLNKMDLADLTHKQRILESLEQQGFKNAIFTECLKDENIKKIVPRVTELIRNSKRYQRVENVETCIMVTGVPNVGKSSLINSMRRLHLRKGKASLVGGVPGITRAVLTKIQVCEQPLMFLLDTPGVLSPQIPCVETGLKLALCGAILDHLVGEEVIADYLLYTLNRQEQFSYVERYGLASPCDNVESVLKCIALHLGKTHRVKVLTGTGNVTVTAPNYNAAASEFIYSFRKGLLGKVMLDEVQ, from the exons ATGCGGTTCTCGTCTGTCTTGCGGGCCCTGGATGCGAGTTGGCGTGAGCGGTTTAACTCTTCTGGCCAGAACGTGGCCCACTGGTTCCCTGGACACATGGCCAAAG GGTTAAAGGATATGAAGAGCCGCCTGCGAGTGGTGGACTGCTTGCTGGAAGTGCATGATGCCCG CATCCCACTCTCAGGCCGGAACCCTCTGTTACAGGAAGCCCTGGGTATCCGTCCACATTTGTTGGTGTTGAATAAAATGGACCTGGCGGATCTAACCCACAAACAG CGGATTCTGGAAAGTTTGGAACAGCAAGGTTTTAAAAACGCCATCTTCACAGAATGCCTGAAAGATGAAAATATCAAGAAG ATCGTTCCCCGTGTCACAGAACTGATCCGCAACAGTAAGCGCTATCAGCGGGTTGAG AATGTGGAGACTTGCATCATGGTCACTGGTGTGCCCAATGTGGGGAAGTCATCACTCATCAATTCAATGAGAAGGCTGCACCTCAGAAAAG ggaaagcttcccTGGTTGGTGGGGTGCCGGGTATTACCAGAGCTGTTCTCACCAAAATCCAG GTGTGTGAACAACCCCTCATGTTTTTATTGGATACTCCTGGGGTACTATCTCCCCAAATCCCGTGTGTGGAGACTGGGCTGAAGCTAGCACTATGTG GAGCAATCTTGGATCACCTGGTAGGTGAGGAAGTCATTGCTGATTATCTGCTTTACACACTGAACCGTCAAGAGCAGTTCAG TTACGTGGAACGTTATGGGCTGGCCAGTCCCTGTGATAATGTGGAGAGTGTACTCAAGTGCATTGCGTTGCATTTAGGCAAGACCCACCGAGTCAAAGTCCTGACGGGCACAG GAAATGTGACTGTGACCGCTCCGAACTACAATGCAGCAGCTTCTGAATTTATCTACTCATTCCGCAAGGGGCTTCTGGGGAAGGTGATGCTTGACGAAGTTCAATAG